A region from the Drosophila ananassae strain 14024-0371.13 chromosome 2L, ASM1763931v2, whole genome shotgun sequence genome encodes:
- the LOC6505942 gene encoding 5-hydroxytryptamine receptor 1 produces the protein MKENQNYTKLMAATGHCQRKLISTATLTLCILFLSSWIAYGAAKATAAAPLLESETEPSSPDFANSSSAFLGAVASASAASSVTSLSGTPPMNSSLVAIVTYQGITSSYLGDSNTTLVPLSDTPLLLEEFAAGEFVLPPLQSIFVSIVLLIVILGTVVGNVLVCIAVCMVRKLRRPCNYLLVSLALSDLCVALLVMPMALLYEVLEKWNFGPLLCDIWVSFDVLCCTASILNLCAISVDRYLAITKPLEYGVKRTPRRMMLCVGIVWLAAACISLPPLLILGNEHEDEDGQPICTVCQNFAYQIYATLGSFYIPLSVMLFVYYQIFRAARRIVLEEKRAQTHLQQALNGTGSPTAPQAPSLGHTELGGNGQRHSSVGNTSLTYSTCGGLSSGGGGGTLGVGLGGGHHGRGGGVSGSTGLLGSPHHKKLRFQLAKEKKASTTLGIIMSAFTICWLPFFILALIRPFETMHVPASLSSLFLWLGYANSLLNPIIYATLNRDFRKPFQEILYFRCSSLNTMMRENYYQDQYGEPPSQRVMLGDERHGARESFL, from the coding sequence ATGAAAGAAAACCAGAATTACACAAAATTGATGGCTGCAACCGGTCACTGTCAACGGAAACTAATCTCCACCGCCACACTGACTCTTTGTATTTTATTCTTGAGCAGCTGGATAGCCTATGGAGCGGCCAAGGCGACGGCGGCCGCTCCGCTCCTGGAAAGCGAGACGGAGCCGTCATCACCGGACTTTGCCAACAGCAGTAGCGCCTTTCTAGGCGCCGTGGCCTCCGCTTCGGCTGCGTCTTCGGTTACGTCCTTAAGTGGCACTCCCCCCATGAACAGCAGCCTAGTGGCCATAGTTACGTATCAGGGCATTACCAGCAGTTATCTAGGGGATAGTAACACCACTTTGGTGCCCCTGTCGGATACGCCCTTGCTCCTGGAGGAGTTCGCTGCAGGGGAGTTTGTCCTGCCACCATTACAATCTATTTTCGTGAGCATTGTCCTGCTCATTGTCATACTGGGAACAGTGGTGGGCAATGTCCTGGTCTGCATCGCCGTGTGCATGGTTCGAAAACTGCGTAGACCCTGCAATTATCTTCTTGTATCACTGGCGCTCTCCGATTTGTGCGTTGCCCTATTGGTAATGCCCATGGCTTTGTTGTACGAGGTTCTGGAAAAGTGGAACTTCGGCCCTCTGCTTTGCGACATCTGGGTATCCTTCGATGTGCTCTGCTGCACAGCCTCGATTCTGAATCTGTGTGCCATATCCGTGGATCGCTATTTGGCCATTACAAAGCCTTTGGAGTACGGAGTAAAGCGGACACCGCGCAGGATGATGCTCTGCGTGGGAATTGTTTGGCTGGCGGCTGCCTGCATCTCGCTGCCACCCCTGCTGATTTTGGGCAACGAGCACGAGGACGAGGATGGCCAGCCTATATGCACAGTGTGCCAGAACTTTGCATATCAGATCTACGCCACCTTGGGATCGTTTTACATACCGCTGTCGGTGATGCTATTCGTCTACTACCAGATCTTCAGGGCGGCGCGGCGCATTGTGCTGGAGGAGAAGAGGGCGCAGACCCATTTGCAGCAGGCGTTGAATGGAACCGGATCGCCCACAGCCCCGCAGGCCCCGTCCTTGGGTCACACGGAACTGGGAGGAAACGGCCAGCGGCACAGCAGTGTGGGCAACACCTCTCTAACATACTCCACTTGCGGTGGCCTGAGCAgcggaggaggtggaggaacCCTGGGCGTGGGTCTGGGTGGTGGCCACCACGGCAGAGGAGGGGGAGTCAGTGGCTCCACCGGTCTACTTGGTTCACCGCACCACAAAAAGCTGCGGTTTCAGCTGGCGAAGGAAAAGAAAGCCTCCACCACCCTGGGCATCATCATGTCGGCCTTTACCATCTGCTGGCTACCGTTCTTCATCCTAGCTTTGATTCGTCCCTTCGAAACAATGCACGTGCCCGCCTCTCTCTCCTCGCTCTTCCTCTGGCTGGGCTACGCCAACTCGCTGCTGAACCCCATCATATATGCCACTCTGAACCGTGACTTCCGCAAGCCGTTCCAGGAGATCCTCTACTTCCGCTGCTCCAGCCTCAACACGATGATGCGTGAGAACTACTACCAGGATCAATACGGAGAACCGCCATCGCAAAGGGTAATGCTCGGTGATGAAAGACACGGTGCCCGGGAAAGTTTTCTCTAG
- the LOC6505940 gene encoding coiled-coil-helix-coiled-coil-helix domain-containing protein 10, mitochondrial, translating into MPRRNKSTAAKAHSTSHLPVVQPAKKDSVVRSAGGAFRDVAAHAAGVAAGSAVGHAVGAGIIGLFHGPKGQVKHSDLVQDGPCAFEMKQFLKCTEENADLNVCKEFNDAVRKCHHHYNL; encoded by the coding sequence ATGCCACGCAGAAACAAGAGCACTGCGGCAAAGGCGCACTCCACCAGCCATCTGCCGGTGGTGCAGCCCGCCAAGAAGGACTCGGTGGTGCGAAGCGCTGGTGGCGCCTTCAGGGATGTGGCCGCTCATGCTGCGGGCGTGGCAGCTGGTTCGGCGGTGGGTCATGCAGTGGGCGCTGGCATCATCGGTTTGTTCCACGGCCCCAAGGGCCAAGTCAAGCACAGTGACCTGGTCCAAGACGGTCCTTGCGCCTTCGAGATGAAACAGTTCCTCAAGTGCACCGAGGAAAACGCCGATCTGAATGTGTGCAAGGAGTTCAACGATGCTGTCCGCAAATGCCATCATCACTATAATTTGTAG
- the LOC6505943 gene encoding high affinity copper uptake protein 1 codes for MVNRGATYHHGHAVTTSEVHSIANKLGHGHNSHNTMDHDMHSDSNHHHHPMPEPEDSMSHENSAGGHHSHHGDHGTGDGGGHHDMSMSMFFHTGYTETILVKFWRTESTLAIVLSCLAIFMVAVFYEALKFFREWLYAKQNKRLAAGKEMKKSSGRVSYNQPTRLPPTMQQGSSQIYVNRPRSPSMPPLRSGTTAANSISNPHAGHNRVHNHPGRGQGRGRRILPEAIPPAQVPCHKVWCSRMHLLQTFLHVIQVFISFLLMLVFMTFNVWLCVAVLLGAGVGYYMFCAFSTRIHEHCN; via the coding sequence ATGGTCAACCGGGGAGCGACATACCATCATGGGCATGCGGTTACCACTTCGGAAGTTCACAGCATTGCCAACAAGCTTGGTCATGGTCACAACTCTCATAATACAATGGATCACGACATGCATTCCGACTCTAATCATCACCATCACCCGATGCCCGAGCCCGAGGACTCGATGTCGCACGAAAACAGTGCTGGAGGTCACCATTCCCACCACGGTGACCACGGTACAGGAGATGGTGGAGGCCATCACGATATGTCCATGTCAATGTTTTTCCACACCGGTTACACCGAGACCATACTGGTCAAGTTCTGGCGCACTGAGTCCACTTTGGCGATAGTTCTGTCTTGCCTGGCAATTTTCATGGTGGCCGTTTTCTATGAGGCTCTTAAGTTTTTCCGCGAGTGGCTATATGCGAAGCAAAATAAACGGCTGGCGGCGGGcaaggagatgaagaagagcTCCGGGCGGGTTAGCTACAATCAGCCCACGCGGCTGCCGCCGACGATGCAGCAAGGGTCGTCGCAGATCTATGTGAACCGACCCCGATCGCCGTCGATGCCGCCGCTGCGGAGTGGCACTACGGCAGCTAACTCCATCTCCAACCCACACGCGGGTCACAACCGGGTGCACAACCATCCAGGAAGAGGGCAGGGGAGAGGTCGTCGCATCCTGCCGGAGGCAATACCACCCGCGCAGGTGCCATGCCACAAGGTGTGGTGCTCGAGGATGCATCTCCTGCAGACTTTCCTTCATGTTATTCAGGTGTTCATCTCATTCCTGCTGATGCTTGTCTTCATGACCTTCAATGTGTGGCTGTGCGTGGCTGTTTTACTGGGGGCCGGGGTGGGATACTATATGTTCTGCGCCTTCAGCACCCGCATCCACGAGCACTGCAACTGA
- the LOC6505939 gene encoding coiled-coil-helix-coiled-coil-helix domain-containing protein 10, mitochondrial, with translation MPRERSNSRSNASMRRQPSRSSTSSSTSSIFATKSSRGSSKDLPAVQQPKKETTPAPAPPKAAAAAPPQAAAPPAADSKGRSTGDMFKDMATTAAGVAAGSAVGHAVGAGITGMFSGRSQAQAPASQAEGGAPTAKRSELVEDGPCAFELRQFLKCTEENSDISVCKDFNEAMQQCRRRYNV, from the coding sequence ATGCCACGTGAGCGATCCAATAGCCGATCCAATGCGTCGATGCGTCGCCAACCTAGtcgcagcagcaccagcagcagcactaGCAGCATTTTTGCCACGAAGTCGTCCCGAGGCAGCAGCAAGGACTTGCCGGCAGTGCAACAGCCCAAGAAGGAAACCACTCCGGCTCCAGCTCCTCCaaaggcggcggcggcggctccTCCGCAGGCAGCAGCTCCTCCTGCCGCGGACTCCAAGGGGCGCAGCACCGGGGACATGTTCAAGGACATGGCCACTACGGCGGCGGGCGTGGCCGCGGGATCGGCGGTGGGTCATGCAGTGGGCGCTGGCATTACTGGCATGTTTAGTGGGCGGAGCCAGGCACAGGCTCCGGCCTCACAGGCGGAGGGTGGGGCACCGACAGCCAAACGCAGTGAACTGGTGGAAGATGGTCCTTGCGCCTTCGAGCTCAGACAGTTCCTCAAGTGCACGGAGGAGAACAGTGACATTTCCGTTTGCAAGGATTTCAACGAGGCTATGCAGCAGTGCCGACGGCGCTACAATGTCTGA